The following proteins are encoded in a genomic region of Notolabrus celidotus isolate fNotCel1 chromosome 19, fNotCel1.pri, whole genome shotgun sequence:
- the cldn5b gene encoding claudin-5b has translation MLSECLEFLGLGLCVTGSLMVMVACGLPMWKVTAFIDSNIVVAQTIWDGLWMSCVVQSTGQMQCKVHDSVLALTQDLQTARALTVISAVLGVIALTVTVAGAQCTNCIRDEALKAKVVHAGGVIYIISGLFVLIPLCWMANNIIVDFHDPQVPPSKKREIGAAIYIGWAATALLLLGGTLLCCSFSQGVRGSYPIKYAPTKSITTNGDFDKKHYV, from the coding sequence ATGCTGTCCGAGTGTTTAGAGTTCCTCGGCCTCGGGCTGTGCGTCACGGGCTCCCTGATGGTGATGGTCGCGTGCGGGCTGCCCATGTGGAAGGTGACCGCGTTCATAGACTCCAACATCGTGGTGGCGCAGACCATCTGGGACGGTCTGTGGATGTCCTGCGTGGTGCAGAGTACCGGACAGATGCAGTGCAAAGTCCACGACTCGGTCTTGGCCCTGACTCAGGACCTGCAGACTGCGCGCGCCCTCACGGTGATCTCCGCCGTGCTGGGCGTGATCGCGCTCACGGTGACGGTGGCCGGGGCGCAGTGCACCAACTGCATCAGGGACGAGGCCCTGAAGGCGAAGGTGGTGCACGCAGGAGGGGTGATCTACATCATCAGCGGGCTCTTCGTGCTGATCCCGCTCTGCTGGATGGCCAACAACATCATAGTGGACTTCCACGACCCGCAGGTCCCCCCCTCCAAGAAGAGGGAGATCGGAGCCGCCATCTACATCGGCTGGGCCGCCACGGCTCTGCTCCTGCTGGGGGGGACCCTGCTGTGCTGCTCCTTCTCTCAGGGGGTCCGGGGGTCCTACCCCATCAAATACGCACCCACCAAGAGCATCACGACCAACGGGGACTTCGACAAGAAGCACTACGTGTAG